In Populus alba chromosome 4, ASM523922v2, whole genome shotgun sequence, the genomic window CTCAGATGCATGCCCAATGCTCAATGATCTTGATCTTGACATATCAAAACCACCCAACCCCAAGTAAAGAGAGCaacaaagaagagaaaacaatggaatgaatatagagaaagaaaagaaaatgagagagagaagagaaaaaaaaaaatagaggacaagagagagagaacaagcAAAGAACAAGGAAAATAGAGATAAAATAAGTAAGGATGAGGCAAAACAAAGCTTTGGATTTGCAAAGTCATTGTGTAGGTACTCGGTACCCATATCTCCTctagttaattattattttaactaactattgaactataaaaatttgtttcttattgatgatgaaaagaaaagggggaaaggaaaggttaaaagatgagaaaataaaatggaggactaaatttaatttatgggtttttttaaaggaaaagaaCAATAACAATGAATTTTGGTAATGACTATTTCTCGAATTTGATTAGTCTATCTTTGATATGGAAGGCTAATGatatgggtatttttttttcaatcaaaattttgaatGAACTATTCCATTCAaatcaaatgatctcaaatgacTATAGTCAGACTAACCAGCTGGCTTTGATTGAATTATGCCATTCAAGTCCATGTGATGGGAAATAGGCTCCGTAAATTCCCTTTGAAGGACCCCATTTTCACTGGTCAACGATGTtaaaaacaccttttcaacatgaaataaaaaataaaatataaacttaaattgtaaaattataagtaaaatattttaactaaaatcataaaattacaagtaaaatattttaactaaattgcaTGTTATGTCACAGATTATTAAATCAGTCATTTCAATAGCTCAATTGAatcttataatgtttttaaaaaatttatgtttcatctaaataaaaattaaaaaaatcgaataaaaacaatcatcaaCAAGCCCAAATACATTGGGTTGTCAGgagaaacatttaattttattaatgttgattcaaattttgtggcaatatcaattaaatttttatagttatcttgaaaaatgatatttatatgtTGTATTTACTAagtataataagataaaaatataatagtttatcaaaatatctttaaataatattattatgtaaaaatcttttaattaagttgctattttttaattcaagcacTTCTTTTACAATgacatatatgaaaataatttattgttggtaattttttttcctttaagacTAAAAAATTTTTGTGATACGAAAATcttataaagcaaaaaataaaagcaactctaatatgtttgtttaatgaaaattttttatgcatgaaaacGACATGCATGGTAACAAATacgagagatttttttttactaaaattaaaataaattaaaatcccttgggaaaagggaaagggaaaagaTGAAAGGGGTAGGTGAGTGTTAGGGGGAGAGTGGGGActcattgaaaaaagaaaaaaaaagtgctgaCTTAGTAGTTAGCAATTTTTTTAgcgtgtttaaaaatataatagcggttgctttttcaaataatttttcatgccaaaatgcatgttaataatttttttttaatttttaaaaaattatttttgatatcagcacatcaaaatgatctaaaatatataaactacattaaattttaacaaaaaaaaaattaaattttataagaatatgGTTTGTACCGCGTTTCTAAACATCTTCTTTGCTGCAAAATGCATCGAGATTTCATAACCAAACCCCCTTTCAAGAAGCTATCAGAACCTATATCTGACAGTAAATACTATGGTTTTGACCTCAAATGGTCATGTTGATATATTCTCATACATGGTATCCTTTATCTACAAAACATGTGCAAGAACAGCATTAAACCTACAGCCATAGCCCATTGATGTACTGAGCCAAGCTGATGTGAACTTCCATTCGTGAGTTTTCAGCTCTAAATTAAAATGTCAAGCTCCCATGATTTTGTAGCTCTTACAGGGAAGATAATGGAGTTAAATAATCCCTAACAGTTAAATAACTTTAATTGGAATCTAGGTGTAAGTACGGAACTCATTCTTCTCTTCTgatttattattctaaattcGATGTCAAGCAAAGCATCTCTTGTATCCGTCCCCCTCGAGCTCAAGTTGATGTCCAATCAagtcttttcaatttcttttcttttcactttatatgtataacaattttatataactaaaatcccttcatattaattttttttttaataaaaaacatgaattgacaaataatttttcttttactgcatcaataacaattaattacaaacctcaaatttcatttattaaaatgtattttaccatgaaactttttaataaatctatatttgtgataatagtaaatttataattaattaaatggatcaatataatttaaattagtaattttttttttcaagcaccttttatattttctttgcacTCAACTTTTAACTTAtcaactaaaatattattaatgatatCATCACTATTAAAATCATTGTTTATaacatcattattaaaaaaatcatcataaattgGTAACTTAATATAAGGTCTGagtgcaaaaagaaaaagaaaagattaaaaaacactCCTTGTTGCTACACTAATAGCATGAAGAAGCTTATCCCTTGAACCTGCTTGCTCGACTGGAACTAAAAAATGTCTTCTCTTGCACTTCTGAACTGACCTGACAACGCCATTTAGGGTGAAGGTGGTGGCCGCATTCGATAAATTTTGCATACAACAAGGTTTGTAATCTATAATATAATCATAAACAACACAAATCACTACTATTAGACAAAATGTAATTtctaaataattgaaaaaataaataaacaaaaattttcaGATTTAATTAAGTCTCTCCCCGAATGCAAGACATTGCCAAACATGAAGCAAGTGAATTGTCAAATTACCTTCTCTTGAGTGGTATGGTCAGCTTTGTCAACTGGAACAAGCTCGGGATTAACTCTAAATTCCTCTACCATCCATTCAGTTTCAGTTCCATTAGGAGGACTTCCTTGATAGAAAAACAGTGTCTTCAAATGACCAACAATTTTACCCTCCCATGTGATCGGAGCTGCACCGTCAGGATCGATCTCATAGTAACCACCATCTATTACCGTAATGTCGTCGTCTTTACTCTTGgtggaaaagaaaaaccacTCGTTGCGCTGCCCCATTTGAAATAAACCTAGAGATCAATTACAAAAGTTAAATTCTGAACAAGAACTTGATTATAGAGACATAAAAAATGGAGGTGACCATTTTAGCAGTCGTGGCCAGTCTACAACCATTTTTGCCTTCAACATTATGTTGAAGCCTTGTATATATCTACTATCAAACATGCAGGGTGCATAAACAGCAGGGGGGGGGGGTTTCAAACCAATTACTCATAAgacaaacaagtttttttaaaaaaataaggaaaattaaTTTACCCAAAGGGAGTTTATCTGGGCTTGATGCGTAAACATCAGTGGTAGGAATAATGTTAGGAAGTTGTTCACCTAGAATTTTcctcttcaaataaaatacaacaacatCACTATCCATGGGGCAAAACTTATAGCCAGCAGCAAAGACAGCAGGCACATCCAAAACTTGTTCGCCACTAGACATTTTGAGGTGTACAAAAGCGTATAGAGACAGGGACAATGATtgtattgtaattgtaattagaATTAAGAGACTAGCTAGTTAATAGATGACAGTATGATTTGTGGATGGTGGGGGTtgtagcatatatatatatatatatagagagagagagagagagagagagactggcAGCTGAATCAAGTCCAATTTCTAGAACTTAATCCTGATGCTGCAATCCAGAAAGATGTTTTCACTGTTAATATGGATTCTACGAGGAAAAGGGGAAATAAAAAGAGCATCGTTTTGATGTAAAAATCAGCACGGTATTCTCATTTTCAAGGGACGAATTGCATGCGGCTCCAAATAGACAAAAGGAAGAGCGGCGGAAAAGTGAATTTTCCTATCCAGGATTTTTGACCTAAGGGTAACGTATGGGCCAGTCccttcttatattttatttttccagccCTTTGGTTTGTTTGCGattttaatagtaattattttttaaaattatatatatatatatatattaaaatttatttttgatattaacatattaaatcattCAAAATTATGCAAACAATAGCTCGGCAAAacatttcaatttgttttattagcTAATGTTTAAAAGTGGAaagataaaatgtttttttttatatatattttaaataggtGGACCCTTCCCATAATAAATATGTTTGCTAAAGAATATAGGATTACAAAGTTATAAGTCTTTGCCGTCACTTTTTAGAACCCTaacataaaagttaaaaaataaacataagaaTACAAATAGCAAGTAGAAAAGTTAAAGCAGACAGTAAACCcaccaattaattcatttttcatccAACAAAACAAGGTAATTGGTTATTGATaatccaaatttaaaatttatttgtgttttgttttgggatgcttgttaataatttgatgttgttttatatatataattatgctatttttacttttgtttctcAGATCTGCTACTTTTACCAaaagttttttgaattcttcttataatgatttttttttctacttaatttgatatattttatgggcttgttttgattatgcttggatttttttatgttttgtttatagCAGAGCCACAAAAATTACCAATTTTTTCTCAcgatatatattttgattttaggttgaaccatgaacaaaataagaagaattgattttttttttgagaaaaaaaaagaaaaaatattgataactcatAACCTAATAAACCAACTCCAATGTGTAATGTTGAAGTTATGGTTTAGCAGCCCTAATGTACTTCAATTTATGAAGAACCTACATTGATTAGTGAACCACCTTCTACTAGAATTGACATTgcttatttaattagagatctAGACAATCATCCTCAAATTTGGGAATACCTGGttaatcaacaagatgaaattcGAAGGGCATACATTAATTTGAGGCTATATCAACCTTTCATGTCCGAATATCTGCTGACAGGTGAAAAATATCCTCGTCGATTTCAATCTCATTGGTTCAAAAGTTATCCATGGCTTGaatattaagagaaaaatactacattttatttcatttgctATCTATTTTCAAGTAAGCCATCTGGAAAGCCAGGATAAGACACATTTACTATTAAAAGATTCAATTGTTGAAAGAAAGTTAATGATGGAGAGCGGTGTGCTTTTTTGACTCATATAGGAAAATGTCCAAATTTAGCTCACAAATTTACTACCAAgtgcttggaaaatttgaataATAAGTCATGTCATATTGAGAAGGTAGTTAAAAGACAAACTacttaagaaattttaaataatcGATTGCGTATTAAAGCTTCAACATATATTGTTTGTTGGTTCACATTTCAAGCATGTGCTTTTAGAGGACATGATGAATGTccagaataaaaaaactgaggtaattttattgaaatgatGGAACTTTTAACATCTTACAATGAGCAAGTAGGAGCTCTTATTTTGGGTAATGCTCCATAAAATGCTAAATACACATCacgtcaaattaaaaaagaaattttgcatgtctttgcTAGAAATGTTTAGTCTTTAATTCGTCATGAGATTGATGATgcaagattttgtttaattattgatGAAGCTTGAGATAAATCCAAAAGAGAGCAAATAACCCTTGTTATTAGGTTTGTTGATAGAAGTGGATTTATACAAGAAtaatttttggatatagttcatgTCAAATATACAACTGCTTTAACTCTTAAGGAAgagatttcctttgttttatctCATCACAATCTTGATGTTCAAAATATTAGAGGCCAAGGATATGATGGTGCTAGTAATATATGTGGAGAGTGGAATGGTTTGCAAGCTTTATTCATTAATGATTGCTCTtatgcatattatgtacattgcTTAGCTAATCAATTACAATTGGCTCTTATTGTTGCAACTAGAGAAATATATGATGTTCATACTTTTTTTCAgaagttgatttttattattaacattgttaGTGCTTCTTGCAAGCGTAATGGTGAATTATGGGCTTTTCAAGCAGCTACATTGAAACATCTATTAGATATTGGTGAGATTGAAACGAGTAAAAGAGTTAATCAAGTAGGTGGTTTGCAACGACCTGGAGATAACAGATGGAGTTTGCACTTCAAATCA contains:
- the LOC118055074 gene encoding NAC domain-containing protein 22, which produces MSSGEQVLDVPAVFAAGYKFCPMDSDVVVFYLKRKILGEQLPNIIPTTDVYASSPDKLPLGLFQMGQRNEWFFFSTKSKDDDITVIDGGYYEIDPDGAAPITWEGKIVGHLKTLFFYQGSPPNGTETEWMVEEFRVNPELVPVDKADHTTQEKITNLVVCKIYRMRPPPSP